The following are encoded together in the Gammaproteobacteria bacterium genome:
- the ptsN gene encoding phosphotransferase system enzyme IIA(Ntr), with protein MDIAEFLSPECIATGIRASSKRRVLELLAEALAKGDPGLNTQQVFDGLLARERLGGTGLGKGIALPHSRMKGGQRVIGAFLQLTKGIAFDAIDNATVDLFFALVVPDQATDEHLRILAHLARMFSDSELRQCLREAQGAVAIHKLITTWQPSE; from the coding sequence ATGGACATTGCCGAGTTTCTAAGCCCTGAATGTATCGCTACTGGTATTCGTGCGTCTAGCAAGCGCCGCGTCTTGGAGTTGCTTGCTGAAGCACTGGCCAAAGGTGATCCCGGCCTGAATACCCAACAGGTCTTTGACGGTTTGCTGGCCCGTGAGCGTTTAGGAGGAACTGGTCTTGGCAAGGGAATCGCATTGCCCCATAGCCGAATGAAGGGGGGGCAACGGGTAATTGGAGCATTTTTACAGCTTACGAAAGGGATTGCTTTTGATGCCATTGATAATGCGACGGTGGATTTGTTCTTCGCATTGGTGGTGCCGGACCAGGCTACCGATGAACATCTACGCATTCTTGCCCACCTCGCACGCATGTTTAGTGATTCTGAACTACGTCAATGTCTACGTGAGGCCCAAGGGGCTGTTGCAATCCACAAACTCATTACTACTTGGCAACCTTCCGAGTAG